From Rudanella lutea DSM 19387, a single genomic window includes:
- a CDS encoding DEAD/DEAH box helicase: MTNERQGQVLANLGIAALNPMQEAAGRAIGNDSDTVLIAPTGSGKTVAFLLPVLRLLKPEQTGVQCLVLAPSRELALQIEQVWKTMGTGFKVNTCYGGHSVETEIKNLSNPPALLIGTPGRIADHIDRGSFDAGRVQVLVLDEFDKSLELGFHDQMAFIVGQLSGLRKQVLVSATHGIQIPGFVRLKNPQTVIHKASETAAPALTTEVVYAPEKDKIDTLFRLLCTLNSEPAIIFLNHREAAERTRDLLAERGILTTVYHGGMEQPDRERALIRFRNGSVRYLITTDLAARGLDIPEMKYVIHYHLPLKEHEFVHRNGRTARLHTSGAPTSGTVYVILHTDEPRPDFLPRSLPEFTPPQQAPLPAPPEFQTVYISGGRKNKLNKVDIVGFFSQKGGLEKGDLGRIDVQDFISFAAVRADKVRGLLGRISQEKMKGKKYKIEIAR, translated from the coding sequence ATGACGAATGAAAGACAAGGGCAAGTGCTGGCCAATTTGGGCATTGCGGCACTCAACCCCATGCAGGAAGCCGCCGGGCGGGCCATCGGAAACGATTCGGATACGGTCCTTATAGCCCCGACAGGTTCGGGCAAAACGGTCGCTTTTCTGCTGCCCGTGCTGCGGTTACTCAAACCCGAACAGACAGGTGTACAATGCTTAGTGCTGGCCCCCTCGCGTGAGCTCGCGCTTCAGATCGAACAGGTCTGGAAAACGATGGGCACCGGCTTCAAAGTAAACACCTGCTACGGCGGGCATTCGGTCGAAACCGAAATCAAAAACCTGAGCAACCCACCCGCCCTGCTCATTGGCACACCCGGCCGCATTGCCGACCATATCGACCGGGGCTCGTTTGACGCGGGCCGTGTGCAGGTGCTGGTGCTCGATGAGTTCGACAAATCGCTCGAACTGGGCTTTCACGATCAGATGGCCTTTATTGTCGGGCAGTTGAGCGGCCTCCGCAAGCAGGTACTCGTATCGGCTACGCACGGCATTCAGATTCCGGGCTTTGTACGCCTGAAAAACCCGCAGACGGTTATCCATAAGGCGAGCGAAACGGCCGCCCCCGCCCTGACAACTGAGGTGGTGTATGCGCCCGAAAAAGACAAGATCGACACGCTTTTCCGGTTGCTTTGTACCCTCAACTCCGAGCCGGCTATTATTTTTCTGAACCACCGCGAAGCCGCCGAACGCACCCGCGACCTGCTGGCCGAGCGCGGGATTTTGACAACCGTTTACCACGGCGGCATGGAACAGCCCGACCGCGAACGGGCCCTTATTCGGTTTCGGAACGGTAGCGTGCGTTACCTGATTACCACCGACTTAGCCGCTCGGGGCCTCGACATCCCCGAAATGAAGTACGTGATTCACTATCACCTGCCCCTCAAAGAACATGAGTTTGTGCACCGTAACGGCCGCACCGCCCGGTTGCACACGTCGGGCGCCCCTACGTCGGGCACGGTCTACGTAATTTTGCACACCGACGAGCCACGGCCCGATTTTCTGCCCCGGTCGCTGCCCGAGTTTACCCCGCCCCAACAGGCACCACTTCCCGCGCCCCCCGAGTTCCAGACGGTGTACATCAGCGGAGGGCGTAAAAACAAGCTCAACAAGGTGGATATTGTGGGATTCTTCTCCCAGAAAGGTGGCCTGGAAAAAGGCGACTTGGGCCGCATTGATGTGCAGGACTTTATCTCGTTTGCAGCCGTGCGGGCCGACAAGGTCCGTGGGTTGCTCGGGCGTATCAGTCAGGAGAAAATGAAGGGTAAAAAATACAAAATCGAGATCGCCCGTTGA
- a CDS encoding DinB family protein, whose product MQNLDATPITGPVTEEQRTYALDALRSTAEALHQSVAGLNEARLNYKPADNRWSIAENLEHIVLVEAGLMAGIQKGMTYPANPDKRADVRLIDVDVIKAVRSRAVTFPAPDPFVPTGRFGNSAGSLAAFDAGRAQTIAFVETVAADLRQHYIRHIALGWLDCYQGVLTIAAHGERHRKQIEEIKANAGFPAL is encoded by the coding sequence ATGCAGAATTTAGATGCAACCCCCATCACAGGGCCTGTCACTGAGGAGCAACGGACCTACGCACTCGACGCCCTACGCAGCACCGCCGAAGCCCTGCACCAATCGGTAGCGGGCCTGAATGAAGCCCGACTGAACTACAAGCCGGCCGACAACCGCTGGTCGATTGCCGAAAACCTCGAACACATTGTCCTGGTCGAAGCCGGACTTATGGCCGGTATTCAGAAAGGGATGACTTACCCCGCCAACCCCGACAAACGGGCCGACGTTCGGCTGATCGACGTGGATGTAATCAAGGCCGTTCGGAGCCGGGCGGTCACGTTTCCGGCCCCCGACCCGTTTGTACCGACCGGGCGTTTTGGCAATTCGGCCGGGTCGTTGGCGGCTTTCGATGCCGGGCGGGCCCAAACAATTGCGTTTGTCGAGACGGTGGCCGCCGACCTGCGTCAGCATTACATCCGGCACATTGCCCTCGGCTGGCTCGACTGCTATCAGGGCGTGCTTACCATAGCTGCCCACGGCGAGCGGCACCGCAAACAGATTGAAGAAATTAAAGCCAATGCGGGCTTCCCGGCTTTATGA